In the Gymnodinialimonas sp. 202GB13-11 genome, one interval contains:
- a CDS encoding aminoglycoside phosphotransferase family protein, which produces MIDAFLERHGWGDAARAPLAGDASTRRYTRLQEGDRKAILMEDPDLANLARFQKIGAHLRDLGLSAAQSLAADYEHALLLLEDLGDQTLSRLLAEDIGIAETAYHATADMLPLLANPPPNGLDAPDADGMAAMTGLTFDLLPDSDALRQKIMPALADALARHAAGPPVLSLRDVHADNLIWLPERDGSARIGLLDYQDAMLLPDGYDLASLLDDPRRDLPETWKAALVTDRPRFATLSLQRNLRILGIFHRLATQYGKPHYRTFLPRTATLMERAAQDLPALRVPVAELLERTAHWAAP; this is translated from the coding sequence ATGATCGACGCTTTCCTTGAACGGCATGGCTGGGGCGACGCAGCCCGCGCTCCGCTTGCAGGCGATGCCTCTACCCGTCGGTACACGCGCCTGCAGGAAGGCGATCGAAAGGCGATCCTGATGGAGGATCCCGATCTGGCAAACCTCGCACGGTTCCAAAAGATCGGCGCGCATCTGCGTGACCTCGGCCTCTCAGCGGCGCAAAGCCTCGCAGCCGATTACGAACATGCTCTGCTTCTGCTGGAAGATCTCGGCGATCAAACCCTTTCCCGTCTGCTGGCCGAGGATATCGGCATTGCGGAAACAGCCTATCACGCAACCGCTGACATGCTTCCGCTGCTTGCCAACCCTCCGCCAAACGGGCTCGACGCGCCGGACGCGGACGGCATGGCCGCGATGACGGGCCTGACCTTCGATTTGCTGCCGGACAGTGACGCGCTTCGGCAAAAGATCATGCCCGCCCTCGCCGACGCACTGGCCCGCCACGCCGCTGGCCCGCCCGTCCTGTCCCTGCGCGATGTGCACGCGGACAACCTGATTTGGCTGCCGGAACGTGACGGTTCCGCCCGGATCGGCCTGTTGGATTATCAGGACGCGATGTTGTTGCCGGACGGGTATGATCTGGCCTCCCTCCTCGATGATCCGCGCCGCGATTTGCCTGAGACGTGGAAGGCAGCGCTCGTGACCGACCGCCCGAGGTTCGCCACACTGTCCCTGCAACGCAATCTGCGCATCCTTGGCATCTTCCACCGTCTCGCCACGCAGTACGGCAAACCGCACTACCGAACTTTCCTGCCCCGCACGGCCACGCTGATGGAACGCGCCGCGCAAGATTTGCCAGCATTGCGCGTACCGGTGGCGGAGCTGCTGGAGCGGACAGCCCATTGGGCCGCGCCATGA
- a CDS encoding nucleotidyltransferase family protein: MTAPCLILAAGFGTRMGALTANRPKPLIEVGGQSLLDHALGFAREAACPKIAVNAHYRADQIEGHLTGAEDVHVLIEAPNILDSGGAVKNAANTLGLDAMLTLNADNVWRGPNPLTALSTAFDPGRMGAFLLLSPREKVVGRKEGGDFNMDADGRLTLDKANGDYVYLGAQMLDPRPCATDPRDVFSLRDVWARLEDQGRLFGLVYEGQWADVGHPEGIALAEAMLEAPHV; encoded by the coding sequence ATGACCGCTCCCTGCCTCATCCTCGCCGCCGGGTTCGGAACGCGTATGGGCGCGCTGACGGCCAATCGCCCCAAACCGCTGATCGAGGTTGGTGGCCAAAGCCTGTTGGACCATGCCTTGGGATTTGCCCGCGAGGCTGCTTGCCCCAAGATCGCAGTGAATGCGCACTACCGGGCCGACCAGATTGAGGGTCACCTGACGGGGGCCGAAGACGTTCACGTTCTAATCGAAGCGCCCAACATTCTGGATTCTGGCGGGGCGGTAAAGAACGCGGCAAACACGCTGGGTCTCGATGCGATGCTGACGCTGAACGCCGACAATGTCTGGCGCGGACCAAACCCACTGACTGCCCTCAGCACAGCCTTTGACCCGGGGCGTATGGGCGCTTTTCTGCTCCTGTCGCCGCGCGAAAAGGTCGTGGGCCGCAAGGAGGGCGGGGATTTCAACATGGACGCCGATGGACGCCTGACCTTGGATAAAGCAAACGGCGACTACGTGTATCTGGGCGCGCAAATGCTTGACCCTAGGCCCTGCGCAACCGACCCGCGCGACGTCTTCTCGCTGAGGGACGTATGGGCGCGGCTAGAGGATCAGGGGCGGCTCTTTGGCCTAGTGTACGAGGGGCAATGGGCCGATGTCGGCCACCCAGAAGGCATAGCTCTGGCAGAAGCCATGCTGGAGGCACCCCATGTTTGA
- a CDS encoding PAS-domain containing protein has translation MPILDNAATLIFLAIVLCTAAVAVALTTRLLRRRDAKAFATGHGGLSTGLFHTYKFREGYLLSDISPDDPFLDADADRSNTFRQLLSMLTPLNPEMTDRIKALQERGEPFLLDARMGSDLVSIGGREESGELVLTVGPGGETAGRQVVETATLETLQSELADLRATLDSNSALIWREDERRRVIWGNAAYVTMVERMRDGETPGWPLPQLFADQLEPAPSDGTLRRCQLNLPDREDPAWFEVSREALSGGTALFTAQRIDRLIAAETSLRTFLQTSTKTFAALPIGLAVFDRRRELVTFNPALLNLSEIPFDFLSTRPDLSSFLDALRERQRIPEPRDYKAWRNEITRLEEGAENGTYQELWELPDGKSFRVLGRPHPDGAIAFMFEDISAEVSLTRQFRADLAMFQAVLDTLPVGLAVFKADGSMLSCNSGYARLWGQDPTALDHMPSLGECTALWAANCEPSGVWADIRSFVAHEVERGPWLDEVCSRAGVRLSVRMVPAKGRATVVQFVPMDESLSDPLAELAENEPTPLLDAARAVSEGSDAAKTA, from the coding sequence GTGCCGATCTTGGACAATGCGGCGACACTCATCTTTCTGGCAATCGTGCTTTGCACAGCCGCTGTGGCCGTTGCGCTTACGACACGCCTTTTGAGGCGTCGCGATGCAAAGGCTTTCGCGACGGGCCATGGGGGCCTCTCCACCGGTTTATTCCACACTTACAAATTTCGCGAAGGCTATCTGCTGTCCGATATTTCGCCGGATGATCCCTTTCTGGATGCCGACGCAGATCGTTCGAACACCTTCCGACAACTCCTAAGCATGCTGACACCGCTCAATCCGGAGATGACGGATCGGATCAAAGCCCTGCAGGAACGGGGTGAACCTTTCTTGCTTGATGCGCGCATGGGCTCCGACTTGGTGTCCATTGGTGGGCGTGAGGAAAGCGGTGAACTGGTTCTGACCGTTGGCCCCGGGGGGGAAACAGCCGGGCGTCAAGTTGTGGAAACAGCGACACTCGAAACGCTACAATCCGAACTCGCTGATCTGCGGGCGACGCTCGACAGCAATTCAGCCCTGATCTGGCGCGAAGATGAGCGTCGCCGCGTGATCTGGGGCAATGCTGCTTACGTGACCATGGTCGAGCGGATGCGTGATGGCGAAACCCCGGGATGGCCGCTGCCGCAATTGTTCGCCGATCAACTGGAACCTGCTCCGTCAGACGGTACTTTGCGCAGGTGTCAGCTGAACCTTCCCGATAGGGAAGACCCCGCATGGTTCGAAGTCAGCCGTGAGGCGCTTTCGGGTGGCACAGCCCTGTTTACTGCACAGCGGATTGACCGCCTGATTGCCGCTGAGACCTCACTCAGGACCTTTCTGCAAACCTCCACCAAGACCTTCGCCGCCCTTCCCATCGGTTTGGCAGTATTCGACAGGCGGCGCGAATTGGTCACTTTCAACCCCGCCCTCCTGAACCTTTCGGAGATTCCGTTCGATTTCCTGTCGACCCGACCCGATCTCAGCAGCTTTCTGGATGCCCTTCGCGAACGCCAGCGCATTCCTGAGCCGCGCGATTACAAAGCCTGGCGCAATGAGATTACCCGTCTCGAAGAAGGCGCCGAAAACGGCACCTATCAGGAGCTATGGGAACTGCCCGACGGCAAATCCTTCCGGGTGTTGGGCCGTCCCCATCCTGACGGGGCCATTGCCTTCATGTTCGAAGACATCAGCGCCGAGGTTTCGCTGACCCGGCAGTTTCGTGCTGATTTGGCAATGTTCCAAGCCGTTTTGGATACACTGCCCGTTGGCCTTGCCGTGTTCAAAGCCGATGGCTCCATGCTCAGCTGCAACAGTGGCTATGCGCGCCTTTGGGGGCAGGATCCCACGGCGCTTGACCATATGCCAAGCCTCGGCGAATGCACCGCGCTTTGGGCGGCCAATTGTGAACCCTCCGGTGTTTGGGCTGACATCCGATCCTTTGTTGCTCACGAAGTTGAACGCGGGCCATGGCTGGACGAGGTCTGTTCCCGCGCCGGTGTTCGCCTTTCGGTGCGGATGGTTCCTGCCAAGGGGCGCGCCACGGTCGTGCAATTCGTGCCAATGGACGAAAGCCTGAGCGATCCGTTGGCGGAGCTTGCGGAGAATGAACCCACACCTCTGCTGGACGCGGCGCGCGCTGTTTCTGAGGGCAGTGACGCTGCAAAAACGGCCTGA
- the tsaE gene encoding tRNA (adenosine(37)-N6)-threonylcarbamoyltransferase complex ATPase subunit type 1 TsaE produces the protein MTSADPVSLPSDDAPILPDWPVAAQLDLGDEDVSNALAQRISDVLETEDTLLLSGALGAGKTHIARALIRRWMGKADEPVPSPTFTLVQTYATKRGDIWHADLYRLSDPQELDELGLDEAFGTDLCLIEWPDRLAPDWPDACLLHLERQPDDTRRAVLLAPEGKAMAARLIEAFAA, from the coding sequence ATGACCTCTGCCGACCCAGTCTCCCTGCCCAGTGACGATGCGCCGATCCTGCCAGATTGGCCCGTTGCCGCACAGCTTGATTTGGGAGATGAAGACGTATCAAACGCATTGGCGCAGCGTATTTCTGACGTTTTAGAAACAGAAGATACCCTGCTTCTGTCAGGCGCGCTCGGGGCCGGCAAAACCCACATCGCCCGCGCGCTGATCCGACGCTGGATGGGCAAAGCAGACGAGCCCGTTCCCAGCCCAACCTTCACCCTTGTGCAGACCTATGCGACCAAACGCGGCGACATCTGGCACGCAGACCTCTATCGTCTGTCCGACCCGCAGGAGCTTGATGAATTGGGGCTGGATGAGGCGTTTGGCACCGACCTATGCCTGATCGAGTGGCCCGACCGTCTCGCACCCGATTGGCCGGATGCATGCCTACTCCATCTGGAACGCCAGCCAGATGATACTCGCCGCGCGGTCCTGCTGGCCCCAGAAGGCAAAGCGATGGCTGCCCGTCTGATCGAGGCATTCGCGGCATGA